The Anopheles coluzzii chromosome 2, AcolN3, whole genome shotgun sequence genome window below encodes:
- the LOC125906905 gene encoding histone H4, producing the protein MTGRGKGGKGLGKGGAKRHRKVLRDNIQGITKPAIRRLARRGGVKRISGLIYEETRGVLKVFLENVIRDAVTYTEHAKRKTVTAMDVVYALKRQGRTLYGFGG; encoded by the coding sequence ATGACTGGAagaggaaagggaggaaaaggtCTGGGTAAAGGAGGAGCCAAGCGTCACCGAAAAGTGCTGCGGGATAACATCCAGGGCATTACCAAGCCCGCCATCCGCCGTTTGGCTCGGCGCGGAGGAGTGAAACGTATCTCCGGTCTCATCTACGAGGAAACCCGTGGCGTCCTGAAAGTATTTCTGGAGAATGTGATTCGTGATGCGGTCACTTACACTGAACACGCCAAGCGTAAGACCGTCACCGCTATGGATGTGGTGTATGCTCTGAAGCGTCAGGGCCGCACTCTGTATGGTTTTGGAGGTTAA
- the LOC120953915 gene encoding histone H4 has product MTGRGKGGKGLGKGGAKRHRKVLRDNIQGITKPAIRRLARRGGVKRISGLIYEETRGVLKVFLENVIRDAVTYTEHAKRKTVTAMDVVYALKRQGRTLYGFGG; this is encoded by the coding sequence ATGACTGGAagaggaaagggaggaaaaggtCTGGGTAAAGGAGGAGCCAAGCGTCACCGAAAAGTGCTGCGGGATAACATCCAGGGCATTACCAAGCCCGCCATCCGCCGTTTGGCTCGGCGCGGAGGAGTGAAACGTATCTCCGGTCTCATCTACGAGGAAACCCGTGGCGTCCTGAAAGTATTTCTGGAGAATGTGATTCGTGATGCGGTCACTTACACTGAACACGCCAAGCGTAAGACCGTCACCGCTATGGATGTGGTGTATGCTCTGAAGCGTCAGGGCCGCACTCTGTACGGTTTTGGAGGTTAA
- the LOC120949376 gene encoding histone H2A, giving the protein MSGRGKGGKVKGKAKSRSNRAGLQFPVGRIHRLLRKGNYAERVGAGAPVYLAAVMEYLAAEVLELAGNAARDNKKTRIIPRHLQLAIRNDEELNKLLSGVTIAQGGVLPNIQAVLLPKKTEKKA; this is encoded by the coding sequence ATGTCTGGCCgtggaaagggaggaaaggtAAAGGGAAAGGCAAAGTCCCGTTCCAACCGTGCCGGTCTTCAGTTCCCCGTTGGCCGTATTCATCGTCTCCTGCGCAAGGGTAACTATGCCGAGCGCGTCGGTGCCGGAGCACCCGTGTATCTGGCAGCCGTCATGGAATACTTGGCCGCTGAAGTGCTTGAGTTGGCCGGAAACGCTGCCCGTGACAACAAGAAGACGCGCATCATCCCGCGTCATCTGCAGCTGGCCATCCGCAACGACGAGGAGTTGAACAAGCTGCTGTCCGGAGTAACCATCGCTCAGGGTGGTGTGCTGCCCAACATTCAGGCCGTGCTGCTGCCCAAGAAGACCGAAAAGAAGGCTTAA
- the LOC120949391 gene encoding histone H4, which yields MTGRGKGGKGLGKGGAKRHRKVLRDNIQGITKPAIRRLARRGGVKRISGLIYEETRGVLKVFLENVIRDAVTYTEHAKRKTVTAMDVVYALKRQGRTLYGFGG from the coding sequence ATGACTGGAagaggaaagggaggaaaaggtCTGGGTAAAGGAGGAGCCAAGCGTCACCGAAAAGTGCTGCGGGATAACATCCAGGGCATTACCAAGCCCGCCATCCGCCGTTTGGCTCGGCGCGGAGGAGTGAAACGTATCTCCGGTCTCATCTACGAGGAAACCCGTGGCGTCCTGAAAGTATTTCTGGAGAATGTGATTCGTGATGCGGTCACTTACACTGAACACGCCAAGCGTAAGACCGTCACCGCCATGGATGTGGTGTATGCTCTGAAGCGTCAGGGCCGCACTCTGTACGGTTTTGGAGGTTAA
- the LOC120949371 gene encoding histone H2B, producing the protein MAPKTSGKAAKKSGKAQKNISKSDKKKKRKTRKESYAIYIYKVLKQVHPDTGISSKAMSIMNSFVNDIFERIAAEASRLAHYNKRSTITSREIQTAVRLLLPGELAKHAVSEGTKAVTKYTSSK; encoded by the coding sequence ATGGCACCCAAAACCAGTGGAAAAGCTGCGAAGAAGTCTGGCAAGGcccagaaaaatatttccaagtccgacaagaaaaagaagcgcaAGACCCGCAAGGAAAGCTACGCTATTTACATCTACAAAGTGTTGAAGCAAGTCCACCCGGATACTGGCATCTCTTCGAAGGCCATGAGCATCATGAACAGTTTCGTCAACGATATCTTCGAACGCATTGCTGCTGAGGCATCCCGCTTGGCGCACTACAACAAGCGTTCGACGATCACGTCCCGCGAAATCCAAACCGCTGttcgtctgctgctgcctggTGAGCTTGCCAAGCACGCCGTCTCCGAAGGAACGAAGGCTGTCACAAAGTACACCAGCTCGAAGTAA
- the LOC125906866 gene encoding uncharacterized protein LOC125906866: MARTKQTARKSTGGKAPRKQLATKAARKSAPATGGVKKPHRYRPGTVALREIRRYQKSTELLIRKLPFQRLVREIAQDFKTDLRFQSSAVMALQEASEAYLVGLFEDTNLCAIHAKRVTIMPKDIQLARRIRGERGGKVKGKAKSRSNRAGLQFPVGRIHRLLRKGNYAERVGAGAPVYLAAVMEYLAAEVLELAGNAARDNKKTRIIPRHLQLAIRNDEELNKLLSGVTIAQGGVLPNIQAVLLPKKTEKKSAALTLQSIHHIHSGDGLTLGVFSVSDRITNHILQKYFQDATGFLVDETGDTFHSSAPSQTADGGLVMMSTGFSLRAQRNLRSRSEMARTKQTARKSTGGKAPRKQLATKAARKSAPATGGVKKPHRYRPGTVALREIRRYQKSTELLIRKLPFQRLVREIAQDFKTDLRFQSSAVMALQEASEAYLVGLFEDTNLCAIHAKRVTIMPKDIQLARRIRGERA, translated from the exons ATGGCTCGTACCAAGCAAACCGCTCGTAAATCGACTGGAGGTAAGGCTCCTCGCAAGCAGCTGGCCACCAAGGCTGCTCGTAAAAGTGCCCCGGCCACCGGAGGAGTGAAGAAGCCGCATCGTTACCGTCCGGGAACGGTGGCCCTCCGAGAAATCCGTCGCTACCAGAAGTCGACCGAGCTGCTCATCCGCAAGCTGCCCTTCCAGCGCTTGGTGCGTGAGATCGCCCAGGACTTCAAGACTGATCTCCGCTTCCAGAGCTCAGCCGTCATGGCGCTGCAGGAAGCCAGCGAGGCGTACCTGGTTGGTCTGTTCGAAGACACGAATCTGTGCGCCATCCACGCCAAGCGCGTCACCATCATGCCCAAGGACATCCAGCTGGCCCGTCGCATCCGCGGAGAGCGT ggaggaaaggtAAAGGGAAAGGCAAAGTCCCGTTCCAACCGTGCCGGTCTTCAGTTCCCCGTTGGCCGTATTCATCGTCTCCTGCGCAAGGGTAACTATGCCGAGCGCGTCGGTGCCGGAGCACCCGTGTATCTGGCAGCCGTCATGGAATACTTGGCCGCTGAAGTGCTTGAGTTGGCCGGAAACGCTGCCCGTGACAACAAGAAGACGCGCATCATCCCGCGTCATCTGCAGCTGGCCATCCGCAACGACGAGGAGTTGAACAAGCTGCTGTCCGGAGTAACCATCGCTCAGGGTGGTGTGCTGCCCAACATTCAGGCCGTGCTGCTGCCCAAGAAGACCGAAAAGAAG AGTGCGGCCCTGACGCTTCAGAGCATACACCACATCCATAGCGGTGACGGTCTTACGCTTGGCGTGTTCAGTGTAAGTGACCGCATCACGAATCACATTCTCCAGAAATACTTTCAGGACGCCACGGGTTTCCTCGTAGATGAGACCGGAGATACGTTTCACTCCTCCGCGCCGAGCCAAACGGCGGATGGCGGGCTTG TCATGATGAGCACAGGATT TTCGCTCCGTGCTCAACGAAACCTACGCTCCCGAAGTGAAATGGCTCGTACCAAGCAAACCGCTCGTAAATCGACTGGAGGTAAGGCTCCTCGCAAGCAGCTGGCCACCAAGGCTGCTCGTAAAAGTGCCCCGGCCACCGGAGGAGTGAAGAAGCCGCATCGTTACCGTCCGGGAACGGTGGCCCTCCGAGAAATCCGTCGCTACCAGAAGTCGACCGAGCTGCTCATCCGCAAGCTGCCCTTCCAGCGCTTGGTGCGTGAGATCGCCCAGGACTTCAAGACTGATCTCCGCTTCCAGAGCTCAGCCGTCATGGCGCTGCAGGAAGCCAGCGAGGCGTACCTGGTTGGTCTGTTCGAAGACACGAATCTGTGCGCCATCCACGCCAAGCGCGTCACCATCATGCCCAAGGACATCCAGCTGGCCCGTCGCATCCGCGGAGAGCGTGCCTAA